The Megalops cyprinoides isolate fMegCyp1 chromosome 19, fMegCyp1.pri, whole genome shotgun sequence genome has a window encoding:
- the LOC118794186 gene encoding histone H3.3A codes for MARTKQTARKSTGGKAPRKQLATKAARKSAPSTGGVKKPHRYRPGTVALREIRRYQKSTELLIRKLPFQRLVREIAQDFKTDLRFQSAAIGALQEASEAYLVGLFEDTNLCAIHAKRVTIMPKDIQLARRIRGERA; via the exons ATGGCACGTACCAAGCAGACTGCCCGTAAATCCACTGGTGGAAAAGCGCCTCGGAAGCAACTGGCCACAAAAGCTGCGAGGAAGAGCGCGCCCTCTACTGGTGGGGTGAAGAAGCCTCACAGATACAG GCCAGGGACTGTGGCTCTGAGGGAGATCCGTCGGTACCAGAAGTCCACCGAGCTCCTGATCCGCAAGCTGCCTTTCCAGCGCCTGGTCAGGGAAATTGCACAGGATTTCAAGACTGACCTCAGGTTCCAGAGTGCAGCTATTGGAGCTCTGCAG GAAGCAAGTGAGGCTTACCTGGTTGGCCTGTTTGAGGACACCAACCTCTGTGCTATCCATGCCAAGAGGGTCACCATCATGCCCAAGGATATTCAGCTTGCAAGGCGGATCCGAGGGGAACgtgcttaa